In Thermodesulfovibrio thiophilus DSM 17215, the genomic window GATCTTCGCAGGCCTGGTGCTGCAGCAATAGACCTTGCCTATGTTGCAAGTGGCAGGGTAGATGGATTTTTTGAGTTTGCATTAAGCCCCTGGGATATTGCAGCAGGAAGTATTTTAATAAAAGAAGCAGGAGGAACCGTTTCAGACTTTGAAGGTGCTGAAACTTATCTTAAAACAGGACATATAATTGCTGGAAATCCTGAAATACATCTATTCTTAGTAAATAAAATAAGAAATTATTTTTTATAAATACATTCTAAATTTAATAGTGTTATAGTTAAATAAATTCAGCTGGTGTGCACTTAAACTGCAGGGAATAATTTAGTAGATTTTTTTGAAAATGTAAGATTCTAAATGCTACAATAAAAAATCTGGAGAGGTGCCGGAGCGGCCGAACGGGCGCGACTGGAAATCGCGTGTGGGGTCTAAAAGCTCCACCCAGGGTTCGAATCCCTGCCTCTCCGTTTTTTAATTGTAGGGAGGAAAAATTATGAAGGTAATTGCTTTTAACGGAAGTCCAAGAAAACATGGTAATACTTATCATGCTATTAAAATAGTAGCAGAACAATTGAGCCAAGAAGGTATAAATGTCGAAATTATTCATGTTGGAAATAAACCAATAAGAGGATGTCTTGCATGTTATAAATGCGATCAAAATAAAGATGAAAAATGTGTTATTGACGATTATGTAAACGTATGGATACAGAAAATAAAAAAATCAGATGGGATTATACTGGGCTCTCCTGTTCATTTTTCAGGTATTTCTGGAACTTTAAAATGTTTTCTTGACAGAGCCTTTTTGGTATCATCTGTCAATGGAAATCTATTCAGACATAAAGTAGGCTCTGCCTTAGTAGCTGTAAGGCGTTCAGGAGGAGTAACTGCTTTTAATCAACTTCTTCAATATTTAACTTATGCTGAAATGCTTATCCCTTCTTCAAATTACTGGAATGCTATTCATGGCATGAATCCAGGAGAAGTTTTAAAAGATGAAGAAGGAGTTCAAATTATGAGAGTGCTCGGACAAAATATAGCATGGTTATTAAAACTTGTTAAAAATGGAAAAGATAAAACAAAGAAACCTGTAAAAGAACAAAAAATATTTACTAATTTTATAAGATAAACTTTCTAATTGCCTTGAAAGAAATTTAATGCATTAATTAATTGCTTCTTATTGCCTACATATACAATTATATCTCCTTCCTTTAAACTGAAATCTGAAGGAGGGTTCAAAAATGTTTTTTCACCTCTTTGAACGGCAATTACAGTAACTCCTGCTTTTGATCTTATATCAATTGATTTTATAGATTTACCTATTAGCCAGGAATTTTTTTCTATCTCAAAGCTATCCATCTCTAACCCTTCGAAAATAACACATTCAAGACCTGTTCGTGTTTCAGATATTTCAGGTATCCTTAAAATTTCATATCCTTCTACTCTTATCTGTTCAAGCATTTGAACAATTTTATTTCTGGGTATTCCAAAGTGGTGAAGAACTCTTGAAAAAATCTCCAGAGATGTTTCAAACTCTTCAGGAATCACTTCATTAGCTCCAAGTTTTCTAAGTTCATCAATTTCTGTTACAAAACGTGTTCTAACTATTATATGGATTTTTGGATTTTCTGTTTTTGCAATCTGTACAATTTTTCTTGTTGCTAATGGATCTGATATGGCAATTACTAACATTTTTGCTCTGTGTATTCCCAATTTATGAAGTATTTCAGGGCTTGTTCCATCTCCATAATATATTGGTTCACCCTTTTTTTTCATTTTTCTGACCGTATCTGGATTAAGCTCTAAAATAACATATGGAATGTTTATTTCTTTAAGAATTCTTGCAAGATTTCTTCCATTTAAACCAAATCCAATAATTATCACATGATTTGATTTTTTAACAATAATATCAGTTTCCTTTATTCTTTTTATTTTTTCAAGATTCTTAAAAAAATTTTTTTGCATTAGATAATCAACAACATAAGGAGAGTATCTAATTATCAAAGGAGTAACAAACATTGTTATTACAGATGCAGAGATAAAGCTTTGATAGGCTGTTTCATCTAAAAGTCCTATAGATTTTCCAGTAAAGGCAAGTATAAAAGAAAACTCTCCAATCTGAGAAAGTGCTAAAGCTGATTTAAGTGATAATTTAATAGAATGTATAAAAACATAAACAATCAAAACAATAATTAAAGATTTCAGAATAAAAATATTTCCAACAATTATAGTTTCTTCAACAATATGTTGTTTTATATAATTAATATTTAGTAACATTCCAACAGAAATAAAAAATATTCCAGAAAAAGTTTCTTTAAATGGCAAGATATCTGATACAGCCTGTGCTGAATACTCAGATTCAGAGATAACAATTCCAGCTAAAAATGCACCAAGTGCAAGAGAAAGTCCTAATTTGTATGTAAAAAATGCTGTTCCAAGACATATAAAAATTATAATTATTATAAAAAGCTCTCTACTTCTGGTCTTTACAATTTCATGAAGAATATATGGCACAGCTGCTCTTGAAAATATAAAAACAACCGAGAGTATCAGAAGAGCTTTAAAGATTACTATAAAAAAATTATAATAATTTCCATTTTGACCTGAAAGCATCTGAGTGAAAAGCATCAAAGGAACAACACAGAGATCCTGAAAA contains:
- a CDS encoding cation:proton antiporter; amino-acid sequence: MDYNFLQPILIIFGVSGLIIYLLGKIKIPSVVGFLIAGAIIGPYGMAFIKEPQDVEVIAEIGVMLLMFTIGIEFSIPRLMSLKKEVFLFGSLQVITTIIVITLISLLAFNISLNISIFYGFIVALSSTAIVMKLLFDRGELNSPHGKVCLGILLFQDLCVVPLMLFTQMLSGQNGNYYNFFIVIFKALLILSVVFIFSRAAVPYILHEIVKTRSRELFIIIIIFICLGTAFFTYKLGLSLALGAFLAGIVISESEYSAQAVSDILPFKETFSGIFFISVGMLLNINYIKQHIVEETIIVGNIFILKSLIIVLIVYVFIHSIKLSLKSALALSQIGEFSFILAFTGKSIGLLDETAYQSFISASVITMFVTPLIIRYSPYVVDYLMQKNFFKNLEKIKRIKETDIIVKKSNHVIIIGFGLNGRNLARILKEINIPYVILELNPDTVRKMKKKGEPIYYGDGTSPEILHKLGIHRAKMLVIAISDPLATRKIVQIAKTENPKIHIIVRTRFVTEIDELRKLGANEVIPEEFETSLEIFSRVLHHFGIPRNKIVQMLEQIRVEGYEILRIPEISETRTGLECVIFEGLEMDSFEIEKNSWLIGKSIKSIDIRSKAGVTVIAVQRGEKTFLNPPSDFSLKEGDIIVYVGNKKQLINALNFFQGN
- a CDS encoding flavodoxin family protein produces the protein MKVIAFNGSPRKHGNTYHAIKIVAEQLSQEGINVEIIHVGNKPIRGCLACYKCDQNKDEKCVIDDYVNVWIQKIKKSDGIILGSPVHFSGISGTLKCFLDRAFLVSSVNGNLFRHKVGSALVAVRRSGGVTAFNQLLQYLTYAEMLIPSSNYWNAIHGMNPGEVLKDEEGVQIMRVLGQNIAWLLKLVKNGKDKTKKPVKEQKIFTNFIR